The genomic DNA CCTCGGGCTCGAAGTTACCGCCCAGGTTGGGCAGCAGGCCCAGCTTCACCAGCACCTGAAAGCCGTTGCAGATGCCCAGCACAAACTTGCCGGCGGCCACAAACTCACGGATGTCGCTGAGCAGCGTGCGGCCCGCGGCCCCGGTCTGGCGGTAGCGCAGCTTGTTGGCCAGCACCACACCCGAGCCCAGGTCGTCGCCAAACGAAAAGCCGCCCGGAAAATTCAGAATATCAAAATCGTGGATGCTCACCCGGCCGTGCAGCACCTCGTTGAGGTGCACGATGGTGGGCACGCCGCCCGCCAGGCGGTAGGCCGCCGCCATTTCCTCTTCGCAATTTATTCCGAAGCCGGTTAAAATCAACGCCTTGGGCGTTGCTTGCTCGGTGCCTGTTCCTTGGCTGGCTGCTTCGTTTATCATCTCAGCTACTCCCACTTGTTAATTGCTAAATGATACTTGTTAACTGATTGCCGTGGCTGGCTCCAAACCAATTGTCTGGTTAACCGGCCCATTAGTCCAGGCGGCGCGCAGGTAGGTGGTATTCAGGCTCAGTAGCTCCGTGGCCTGGTGGCGCACGCGCAGCTGGCCATCGGCCGTGACGCGGCCCAGGCGGGTAGCGCGTTCCTCCAGAATACTTTCGAAGGCTACCACGTCCTCGGGCGCTATACTTACCACGAAGCGCGAGGGCGACTCGCTGAATAACAGCGCGTTCACCGATAGCTCGGGGGGTAGGCCGCTCAGGTCCAGCTCCGCCCCTACCCCCTCGCGGCCGAAGGTGCATTCGGCCAGCGTCACGGCGAGGCCGCCGTCGCTGAGGTCGTGGCTGCTTTGGATGAGCTGCTGGTCGTTGGCCTCGCCTACGAGGGTGTAGAGCGCCTTGGCTTTGGCAAAATCAACCTGGGGTACGTTGGCCCCCAGCTCGTTATAGAGCTGGTAGAATTCCGAGCCGCCCAACTCGTCGTAAGTTTCACCGAGGAGGTACACCACGTCGTCGGCCTGCTTGAAATCAGAGGTAACTACCTGGCGCACATCGGCTACCTTGGCCGTCATCGAGTAGAGGACCGTGGGCGGCACTGAGATTTTCACTCCGTCGGCCTTGAAGTCGTTCTTCATCGAATCCTTGCCGCTGGTGAGCGGGATGCAGTAGGCGGCGCAGGCATCGCGCAGGGCCTGGCACATCTGCACCAGCTTAGCGAGCTTCTGCTTGCCATCGGGGTTTACGATGGGGTCGTACACCGAGTCGGGCACGCAGAAATTGTCGTTCACCGACCAGAAGATATTGTCGCCCGGCGTGAGGTTGGGCAGCTTGCCGCCCACCGAGATAATCTGCCGCACGGCCTCGTCAAACGAGCCGGCCGACATTTGATACGCATCCAAATCGCCCAGGCGGGGTAGGATGCCGTTGCTCACGGCCACGCCCTCCCAGCTCTCGAAATTGAAGCGCACCACTGCGGCATCCTGCGGGGCCTGACCAGTGGCCCCCATGAGAGGCTTCACAATGGTGCGGCCCTTCACCTCGTGATCGTACTGCCGGATAACCGACTCGCGCGAGCAGATATTGAGCGAACCCAACAGCTTCAGCAGCACGTCGTTATAATCCAGCGCGGCGGGCAGAACCGGCTCCTGCGCGGCGGGTTTCACGTGCTCGGCCAGCAGGGTTTTGCGCGGTACGCCCTCGTGCAGAAACTCCAGCGAAATGCCGGCAATGGGCTTGCCATCAAACAGCACATCGAGCGAACCCTCGGCGTTGAAGAAGCCAATGTCGGTCAATTCGACTTCCATTTCGCGGCCCAGCGCCAGCAGCTCGTCCAGCTTGGCGGGCTCCACGGCGAGCGTGAAGCGCTCCTGCGACTCGCTCAGGAAAATCTCCCAGGGCTTGAGGCCAGGGTATTTGAGGGGCACTTTTTCCAGTTCCACCACTGCGCCACCGGGGATGAGCGCCAGCTCGCCGATGCTCGACGAAAGGCCGCCCGCGCCGTTGTCGGTGCTGCACCGGATGAGGCCGCGCCGGGTGGCGATAATCAGGAAATCCATCGCCAGCTTTTGGGTGATGGGCGAGCCGATTTGCACGGCCGTGGCGGGCGCAGCCTCGTCCAGCTCAATGCTGCTGAACGTCGCGCCGTGGATGCCGTCCTTGCCCACCCGGCCGCCCGCCATGATGATGCGGTCGCCGGGCAAAATCACCTTTTCCCAGCTGTCTTTGCCGTCCAGCTGCATGGGCATTACCGCGCCGGTGCCGCAGTACACGAGCGGCTTGCCCCGGTAACGGTCATCGAAAATGATAGCGCCGTTAACGGTCGGCACGCCCGACTTATTGCCGCCGTCCTCAATGCCCTTGCGCACGCCCTCAAAAATGCGGCGCGGGTGCAGCTGGCCGGTCAGTAGCGGCCCGTCGTAATCAGGGTTACCAAAGCACAACACGTTGGTATTGAACAACAAGCGCGCGCCGCCTATGCCAGTCGCCAGCGGGTCGCGGTTGTTGCCCAAAATGCCCGTGATGGCCCCGCCGTAGGGGTCGATGGCCGAGGGCGAGTTATGCGTTTCGACCTTCCACACGAACAGCGACTCGGGGTTGATGCGCACCGCGCCGGCATTGTCCGAAAACACCTTGATGAGCCAGTCGTTGCCGTTGGCGCGCAGCTGCCTATCTACCTCACTGGTAGCGCCTTTGATGAAGGTTTTGAATAGCCCGTCAATCTCTTCCTCCGCGCCCGTTTCCAGGTTTTTATATTTGATAAGGGCGCTGAATTCCTTGTGCTTGCAATGCTCCGACCAGGTTTGGGCCAGAATTTCCAGCTCGCAATCAGTAGGGTCGGCGGGCAGGCCCAGCCCTACCCGCTCCTCGCGCAGCGAAGCCTGGGCAAAATGGTCGCGGATGGCCTGCATTTCGGGCAGGTTGAGGGCGTACACATTGTCTTTCGACAGCTGCAAAAGCTGCTCGTCGCTCAGGCCGCCGAGCACGATGGTTTCGGTGCGGGCATCGGCCCCGCCGCCGGGGCGCGGGGTGTAGTCACGAATGCCGTCAGCCACCGCGCCCGTTTCAAACCTGTTAATCAACTTGTTGCCCAGCAGTTCTTCGGCCAGCTTGCGCAGGTCGGCGGGGGGTAGGGCATTCTCCAGGAAATAGATTCGCTTCGAGAAAATATGCTGCGTACGGATATCAATCGGCTCGTTCAGGAAATCGCCGAGCGCGTTCTGGGCCGAGGTGCCTTCGTCGTCCGTCACGCCGGGGCCTTTGGCCACCAGGATATAGCTTTTAAAACCGGCCGGCGCGGCTACCTGGTCGATGGCGACGGTGTGCAGCACGGGGTCTTGCAGGCAGGCGGCGGCGAAGGCCGTGACTTGCGCGGCGCTGAGGCCGGGGTAGCGCACGGCGTAGAGCGCCGCGCTGCGCACCTGCCCGGTTGTCAGGCCGAGGTGGCGGGCCGCGTCGGCGGCCACGCGCTGGCTGTCGCCGTCGTGCCGGCCGGGTTGGAGGGTAAGGAGGATGGAATGCTGGTTGGTTTCCAAACGGGAAGGACGAGCCTGGGGCCGCCCGTTAAACGTTATGTAGCCCGGATTTTCAATCCGCGACCCCTTCTATTTCCTGCTTCGCGGACTGAACGCCCGCGCTACTTCGAGTCCGGCCGACTGCCGGGCTTCACGGCCGGAATCCCGGCCAGGTGTTGCGGCACCGCATCGGCCGCAAACACGGCCGCCCGCACCGGCAACAGCGCAAAGTTCGGGAACGGAAGCTGCGCCGCACCATTCGTCCGGTCAATTAAGGAGGCCACTGCCAGTACTTCGACCCCCATTTCGCCCAAAACGCGGGCTACTTCGAGGGTGCTTTTGCCCGTCGTAACTACGTCTTCGGCAATAACTACCCTATCGCCGGGGGCCAGCGTGAAGCCACGCCGCAAAATCATTTCGCCATTCGCATCGCGCTCCGTAAAAAGTGATGGCACGCCGAGTTGGCGCGCCAGTTCGTAGCTCACCACTACGCCGCCCATCGCTGGGCCTACCACCACATCGGGCATAATACCAGCGTCGCGCAGGCGCTTGGCGAGCACCGCCATCGCGGGCGCGGCCAAATCAGGCTTGCGCAAAAAGCGGGCGCATTGCACGTAAGTATCAGAATGCAGCCCCGACGAGAGCTTGAAATGCCCGCTTAGCAGCGCGCCTTCGGCGCGCAGCTGCGCTTCGATAATGCTGGCGACTTCGGCGGGGGGTAGGCCGGGGGTGAGTTGTTGGGTATTATCCATTCAAAGAGGAAAGAAGAACGTCATGTTAAACGTGGCTGAAGCATCTTGGGCGCTTCAGCCACGTCAGCCGACAATTCTGACAAGATGCTTCACTGCGTTCAGCATGACGTTCTTTTAGTTTATTTTTATGCTATCACCGGCCGGTGCGCATTTATCTCGTTCATCAACTCCCGCGCCGCATCGCCCGCATCTTCCGCCTGCCAAATGCTGCGCGAGGCGTTAATCAGCAGCCCAGTACCATCAGCAAATAAGCCGGCCGCCAGCACGGCGGCTAAATCGCCGCCCTGCGCGCCGATGCCGGGCACCAGAAACCACTGCGCCGGGCACAGCTGCCGCAGCCGGCCCAGCGCCGCCGCGTCGGTTGCGCCAGCTACTAGGCCGATGTTGCCGTGCGTGGAATCCAAACCGGCCAGCATTTTGGCGGTGAAGTCGCTCACCGGCTCACCAGATTGCAGCACGGCGTCCTGCACGGCCGACTTATTCGAGGTTTTCGCCAGGGCAAACACAAACTTGCCGGGCCGAGCGAAGGGCACCACCGCATCGGCCCCCATGTAGGGGTTCACGGTCACGGCATCGGCTCCTACCACGTCGTAGGCAAACTGCGCGTAGTGCATGGCCGTGTTGGCGATGTCGCCAAACTTACCGTCCAGAATAATCGGGATGCCCTCGGGCACGGCGGCCACCACTTGGCGCAAGAGCTGCGTGCCATTGCCCCGGCTCAGGAAAAAGGCCAGGTTAGGCTTGAAAGCGGCAGCGTAGGGCGCGGTTTCGGCGATGACCTGGGGTAGGCGGCGCGTCACGTCTTCGTCCGAGCCGGTGGGGTCGAGGCCCACGCAGAGCAGCGTATTGGCCTGGGCAACGCGGTGGAGGAGCTTTTGCATAGTAGCAAGATGTAACGTGGACTCTGTGAATTCGCGCGTGGCAACGTTCGGGTGATACTGTGCGCGGGCTCGCAGCGTCCGCGCTCCAAACCGGGTAAAAACAAGAGCGCCCGGCTGGGCCGGGCGCTTTGTAGTCAGTTGCTTAAATAACGTTGTCGCGGTTAATCAGGAAGGGCACGCACTCGCGGATGTCCGTCTGGGCCAGGATGAACTGCGCAACGCGCGCCATCCCTACCCCCGCGCCGCTGTGCAGCTTCACGTCGTGCTCCTCGTGGAAGCTCAGGTACCACTCGAAATCTTCGAGCTTCATGCCCTGGCGAATGAGGCCGGCCAGCATCGAGCTGGTTTCCAGCTTGTGGCGCAGCTTGGCCCCGTCAAACTCCCGCTCGGCCGAACCAGCCGACTCGCCGGCGAGGGGTAGCAGCAAGTCGCTGCTGTTCACCACGCGGGGGTCGTCGTCGTTGTTGCGCATGTTGAAGAACTTGATGTCGGCCGGGTAGTGGGTGATGAAAATTGGGCCCTCCAGCTCAGTCAGGCGGTTCTCCTCGGCCGCGCCCAGGTCGTCGCCCCACTGCAAGTCGGGGAAGCCGTTCGGCTTCAGCAGCTCAATCGCCTCGGCGTAGGTTTTACGCTTGAAAGTCAGGTCGATAATATCCAGCGGGTCGCGGCCGAACAGGGCCAGCTCCTTAGCGCACTTGATGGCTACCTCGCGGGCGGCGCTGTGCACGATGCCGGCCAGGTGGCCCAGCAGCTCGTCGAGGTCGCCGATATGCTCAATCTCAAACAGGGTGAACTGCGCCAGGCGGCGGTTGTCGGCGTTCAGCTCCTTGCGGAAGCTCTGGATTTCGCCGCACACGCGGCCGCCTTCCACGGCCTGGGTCAGCATCTCGATGTAGAGCTGATTGCTCTGCGGCAGGAACATCTTCTTGCCGTCGTACCAGTCCAGGGTAAACAGGGTGTCGGTATTTTCGCAAGCGCCGGTTACGCCCACGATGTGGGGCATGTTGTGAACCGTCACAAAGCCCTGCTCCTCACAGTATTTGCGCGCGCCGCGCATCATCGAGTCCCACACCTTTATCACGGCCATGCGCTTGGGGTCGGTGCTCAGGTTGCGGTTGCCGGCGTGGGCGGCGGTAGAGGAAACGGTAGCGGCGGCTACTTTCGGGGAAAGCGTGTTGGTATCCATAATGGAGTTGATGAGGGGAATTTGTAGTTGAGAAAAACTAAAAAAAACCTGAAACCTTAAAACCTTCACGCGCCGGCCGGGCACAAAAAAACCGCTTCAAACGAATGAAGCGGTGAATCAAAAAAACGAAACGAAAAGCGAATCACAGAACGACTGAAAAACGGGGC from Hymenobacter psoromatis includes the following:
- a CDS encoding phosphoribosylformylglycinamidine synthase → METNQHSILLTLQPGRHDGDSQRVAADAARHLGLTTGQVRSAALYAVRYPGLSAAQVTAFAAACLQDPVLHTVAIDQVAAPAGFKSYILVAKGPGVTDDEGTSAQNALGDFLNEPIDIRTQHIFSKRIYFLENALPPADLRKLAEELLGNKLINRFETGAVADGIRDYTPRPGGGADARTETIVLGGLSDEQLLQLSKDNVYALNLPEMQAIRDHFAQASLREERVGLGLPADPTDCELEILAQTWSEHCKHKEFSALIKYKNLETGAEEEIDGLFKTFIKGATSEVDRQLRANGNDWLIKVFSDNAGAVRINPESLFVWKVETHNSPSAIDPYGGAITGILGNNRDPLATGIGGARLLFNTNVLCFGNPDYDGPLLTGQLHPRRIFEGVRKGIEDGGNKSGVPTVNGAIIFDDRYRGKPLVYCGTGAVMPMQLDGKDSWEKVILPGDRIIMAGGRVGKDGIHGATFSSIELDEAAPATAVQIGSPITQKLAMDFLIIATRRGLIRCSTDNGAGGLSSSIGELALIPGGAVVELEKVPLKYPGLKPWEIFLSESQERFTLAVEPAKLDELLALGREMEVELTDIGFFNAEGSLDVLFDGKPIAGISLEFLHEGVPRKTLLAEHVKPAAQEPVLPAALDYNDVLLKLLGSLNICSRESVIRQYDHEVKGRTIVKPLMGATGQAPQDAAVVRFNFESWEGVAVSNGILPRLGDLDAYQMSAGSFDEAVRQIISVGGKLPNLTPGDNIFWSVNDNFCVPDSVYDPIVNPDGKQKLAKLVQMCQALRDACAAYCIPLTSGKDSMKNDFKADGVKISVPPTVLYSMTAKVADVRQVVTSDFKQADDVVYLLGETYDELGGSEFYQLYNELGANVPQVDFAKAKALYTLVGEANDQQLIQSSHDLSDGGLAVTLAECTFGREGVGAELDLSGLPPELSVNALLFSESPSRFVVSIAPEDVVAFESILEERATRLGRVTADGQLRVRHQATELLSLNTTYLRAAWTNGPVNQTIGLEPATAIS
- a CDS encoding orotate phosphoribosyltransferase — translated: MIEAQLRAEGALLSGHFKLSSGLHSDTYVQCARFLRKPDLAAPAMAVLAKRLRDAGIMPDVVVGPAMGGVVVSYELARQLGVPSLFTERDANGEMILRRGFTLAPGDRVVIAEDVVTTGKSTLEVARVLGEMGVEVLAVASLIDRTNGAAQLPFPNFALLPVRAAVFAADAVPQHLAGIPAVKPGSRPDSK